The following are encoded in a window of Phragmites australis chromosome 22, lpPhrAust1.1, whole genome shotgun sequence genomic DNA:
- the LOC133905095 gene encoding mitogen-activated protein kinase kinase kinase 3-like: MGNSLGALWLSYCCCAASAPPSSGPESPLLPRAKTRFTASIAKYLSNCTGEEKTPWEREANNWTASPENDVRGNKAKNSKKAPHKSLISFMKNMVGRFRRHPNPSPTHSRWEKKKCIGSGSFGQVYLGVNSENGQLCAIKEVQVVSNDNFSDKRLKQLNQVLVTRISSNWIRKLM, encoded by the exons atgggcAATTCCCTTGGTGCGCTGTGGTTGAGCTACTGCTGCTGCGCTGCTTCTGCTCCTCCCTCTTCTGGTCCAGAatctcctcttctccctcgagCCAAGACCAGATTCACAGCCTCGATTGCTAAATATCTCAGCAATTGCACAGGAGAAGAGAAGACGCCATGGGAGAGGGAG GCAAATAATTGGACAGCAAGCCCTGAGAATGATGTCAGGGGCAACAAGGCCAAGAACTCGAAGAAGGCGCCGCACAAAAGCCTAATTTCATTCATGAAAAATATGGTGGGTCGTTTCAGAAGGCATCCTAATCCATCCCCGACTCACTCCCGgtgggaaaaaaagaaatgcatAGGGAGTGGTTCATTTGGACAGGTTTACCTTGGAGTTAACAG TGAAAATGGGCAGCTTTGTGCGATCAAGGAGGTGCAAGTTGTTTCAAATGATAATTTCTCAGATAAACGGCTCAAGCAATTGAATCAGGTACTTGTTACTCGTATCTCAAGCAATTGGATCAGAAAGCTTATGTAG
- the LOC133904606 gene encoding uncharacterized protein LOC133904606, giving the protein MEEFVDFCKSKRAIYRKKMGPHESKLDHMIQKDINHHIISPSASGSSKFSVSYFSKVIESLTQHQRNVIEKYGMGCLLKFENCYVPKKFAKWIARHIDANSSEIKLAEKSIPICKEFVHIVLDLPIGGNEIILNREAGRSYLLSKFHLNSIPSVTYFGNMLQRIDISDETIFSCFMIVALSSFLAPNSSMKPSSKYLSVLQDISSVHKFDWSKFVYDWLMTSISKFNNKSKSTGKSCKTLGGCIYFIAVYYLDFINFGIHFIPRDIPRISVWKGDMIKIYSKRDQLDNRNYERKPIKNLSKTCYSKIEYISQRFSSGQNDDSSHHTSDFNHKLEDSFGDILTSKVNDSLCDLVYESYSKKCENCKVKADSLVLSVLHILSNAIGSMNEEHALNNGNSDVAVKKSVDCNEAIDHSQTNIRFLSTSKGCISEFERSYTPTEILQSSNGYSNEHSPNKEVTQHVADDGTFKKSPASYHLGTNEQCSIGPAGESSPAKSNVDVKADDVPNVDNQLADLILSKLCKLDMFFFFSSPFRTSCDHFFFVC; this is encoded by the exons GATATAAATCATCACATCATTAGTCCATCTGCTTCTGGATCTTCTAAGTTTTCAGTGTCTTATTTCTCAAAAGTGATTGAATCCCTCACTCAGCATCAAAGGAATGTTATTGAGAAGTATGGTATGGGTTGTTTGCTGAAATTTGAGAACTGCTATGTTCCTAAGAAATTTGCCAAGTGGATAGCTAGACACATTGATGCAAATTCTTCTGAAATCAAGTTGGCAGAAAAGTCAATACCAATCTGCAAAGAATTTGTTCATATTGTGCTAGATTTGCCAATTGGTGGCAATGAGATCATTCTAAATAGGGAAGCTGGCAGATCTTATCTGTTATCTAAGTTCCATCTGAATTCAATTCCTTCAGTTACATATTTTGGAAACATGCTTCAAAGGATAGATATTTCTGATGAAACGATATTTTCATGCTTCATGATTGTTGCGTTGTCTTCTTTTCTGGCCCCCAACTCATCTATGAAGCCTTCTTCAAAGTATTTGTCTGTTCTGCAAGATATATCATCTGTTCACAAGTTTGATTGGTCCAAATTTGTTTATGATTGGCTAATGACTAGcataagcaaattcaacaacAAAAGCAAGTCCACTGGGAAATCTTGCAAGACTCTTGGTGGCTGCATATACTTCATTGCA GTATACTACCTTGATTTCATTAACTTTGGTATTCACTTCATCCCACGTGACATACCACGCATATCTGTTTGGAAGGGAGACATGATAAAGATATATTCAAAACGCGATCAACTTGACAATCGTAACTATGAAAGGAAGCCAATTAAAAACTTATCAAAGACATGCTACTCAAAG ATTGAGTATATTTCTCAAAGGTTCTCCTCTGGACAAAATGATGATTCTTCACATCATACATCTGATTTTAACCATAAGCTTGAGGATTCTTTTGGTGATATTTTGACTTCTAAG GTAAATGATTCTTTATGTGATTTGGTATACGAAAGTTATTCCAAGAAGTGTGAAAACTGCAAGGTGAAGGCAGATTCCCTGGTTCTTAGTGTACTTCATATTTTGTCTAATGCTATTGGAAGCATGAATGAGGAGCATGCACTGAATAACGGAAACAGTGATGTTGCTGTGAAAAAGTCTGTTGATTGCAACGAAGCTATTGACCACTCTCAAACCAACATTAGATTTTTATCGACAAGCAAAGGATGTATTTCTGAATTTGAAAGATCCTACACTCCCACAGAGATCTTGCAGTCGAGCAATGGTTACTCAAATGAGCATTCACCTAACAAAGAAGTAACTCAACATGTTGCTGATG ATGGTACTTTCAAGAAATCTCCCGCTTCTTATCATTTGGGAACAAATGAACAGTGTTCTATTGGACCTGCTGGAGAATCATCACCTGCAAAATCTAATGTTGATGTAAAAGCTGATGAt gtGCCCAATGTGGACAATCAACTAGCTGATCTTATTTTGAGTAAACTTTGCAAActtgatatgttttttttttttagttcccCATTCAGAACTAGTTgtgaccattttttttttgtttgttag